A genome region from Pangasianodon hypophthalmus isolate fPanHyp1 chromosome 11, fPanHyp1.pri, whole genome shotgun sequence includes the following:
- the psmd7 gene encoding 26S proteasome non-ATPase regulatory subunit 7, with product MPDLAVEKVVVHPLVLLSVVDHFNRIGKVGSQKRVVGVLLGSWQKKILDVSNSFAVPFDEDDKDDSVWFLDHDYLENMYGMFKKVNARERIVGWYHTGPKLHKNDIAINELMKQYCANSVLVIIDVKPKDLGLPTEAYISVEEVHDDGTPTSKTFEHVTSEIGAEEAEEVGVEHLLRDIKDTTVGTLSQRITNQVHGLKGLNSKLLDIKSYLEKVATGKLPINHQIIYQLQDVFNLLPDVNLQEFIKAFYLKTNDQMLVVYLASLIRSVVALHNLINNKIANRDAEKKEGQEKDDSKKEKKEDKDKDKDKEKDKDKGDSAAKKDDKKEKK from the exons ATGCCGGATTTGGCGGTAGAAAAAGTTGTTGTCCATCCCTTGGTCCTGCTGAGTGTTGTAGATCATTTCAACAG AATTGGAAAAGTTGGAAGCCAGAAACGAGTCGTAGGTGTGCTGCTCGGCTCGTGGCAGAAAAAGATTCTTGATGTGTCCAACAGCTTTGCag TACCTTTTGATGAAGACGATAAGGACGACTCTGTGTGGTTCCTGGACCATGACTACCTGGAGAATATGTATGGAATGTTCAAGAAAGTCAATG ccagagAAAGAATAGTCGGTTGGTACCACACCGGTCCAAAACTGCACAAGAACGATATTGCAATCAACGAGCTCATGAAGCAGTACTGCGCAAACTCG gtTTTGGTCATTATTGATGTGAAACCCAAAGACTTGGGCCTCCCAACTGAAGCCTACATCTCTGTGGAGGAAGTGCACGAC GATGGAACTCCGACGTCAAAAACGTTCGAGCACGTTACCAGTGAGATTGGAGCTGAAGAGGCCGAGGAAGTCGGTGTGGAGCATTTGCTTCG AGACATCAAGGACACCACTGTAGGCACTCTGTCTCAGCGCATCACCAATCAGGTCCACGGTCTAAAAGGCCTCAACTCCAAGCTGTTAGACATCAAGAGCTACCTGGAGAAGGTCGCCACAGGAAAGCTGCCCATCAACCATCAGATCATCTACCAGCTGCAGGACGTGTTCAATTTGTTACCAGACGTCAACCTGCAGGAGTTCATCAAGGCCTTCTATCTCAAGACCAACGACCAGATGCTGGTGGTCTACCTGGCCTCGCTCATCCGCTCCGTGGTGGCGCTCCACAACCTCATCAACAACAAGATCGCAAACCGCGACGCCGAGAAGAAAGAGGGCCAGGAGAAGGACGACagcaagaaagagaagaaagaagacaaGGACAAGGACAAAGACAAGGAGAAGGATAAGGACAAGGGCGACTCTGCAGCGAAGAAAGACgacaaaaaggaaaagaaatga